One Elephas maximus indicus isolate mEleMax1 chromosome X, mEleMax1 primary haplotype, whole genome shotgun sequence DNA segment encodes these proteins:
- the DGAT2L6 gene encoding diacylglycerol O-acyltransferase 2-like protein 6: MAMGFFSRLDLQEGLQTLSVLQWIPSYVLLGAIPILFMPYFLVFTKFWTLAMFLLAWLVYDWNTHSQGGRRSAWVRNWTLWKCFRDYFPIKLEKTHDLSPKHNYIIANHPHGILSYGAFINFATEANGFSRIFPAIIPSLGTLEGVFWIPIVREYVMSMGVSPVSELALNYLLTQNGSGNAVIIVVGGATEALLCRPGASTIYLKQRKGFVKLALKTGAHLVPSYSLGENDVHNQETFPEGTWIRFFQKRFQDIFKKILGLNFCTFHGRGLTRGSWGFLPFNRPITTVVGEPMPIPKVQNPNKETVDKYHALYISALRKLFDQHKVQYGFPETQALTII; the protein is encoded by the exons ATGGCCATGGGCTTCTTTTCCAGGCTGGATCTTCAGGAAGGCCTCCAAACCCTCTCTGTTTTGCAATGGATCCCATCCTATGTATTGTTAG GAGCTATTCCCATTCTCTTTATGCCTTACTTTCTGGTGTTCACTAAGTTCTGGACCTTGGCCATGTTCTTGTTAGCCTGGCTCGTCTATGATTGGAACACTCACAGTCAAG GTGGTAGGCGTTCAGCTTGGGTACGAAACTGGACACTCTGGAAGTGTTTCCGAGATTACTTCCCAATAAAG CTGGAGAAAACTCATGACCTCTCTCCCAAACACAACTACATTATTGCCAACCACCCCCATGGAATTCTCTCTTATGGTGCCTTCATCAACTTTGCCACTGAGGCCAATGGCTTTTCTAGGATATTCCCAGCCATCATCCCTTCTCTAGGGACCTTGGAGGGGGTCTTCTGGATCCCAATTGTGAGAGAATACGTAATGTCAATGG GTGTGAGTCCAGTGAGTGAGTTGGCCTTGAACTACTTGCTGACCCAGAATGGCTCAGGCAATGCCGTGATTATTGTGGTGGGTGGAGCTACTGAAGCCCTCTTGTGCCGACCAGGAGCCTCCACCATCTACCTCAAACAGCGCAAAGGCTTTGTGAAGCTGGCACTGAAGACTGG GGCACACCTTGTCCCTTCTTATTCCCTTGGAGAGAATGACGTTCACAACCAGGAGACTTTCCCTGAGGGCACATGGATAAGATTCTTCCAAAAAAGATTCCAAGACATATTCAAAAAAATCCTGGGTCTAAATTTCTGTACCTTCCATGGCCGGGGCCTTACTCGTGGATCCTGGGGCTTCCTGCCTTTCAATCGGCCCATTACCACTGTTG TTGGGGAGCCCATGCCAATTCCCAAGGTTCAGAATCCCAACAAGGAGACAGTGGACAAGTACCACGCTCTCTACATCAGTGCCCTGCGTAAGCTGTTTGACCAGCACAAAGTTCAATATGGCTTCCCTGAGACGCAAGCGCTGACGATTATATAA